The Puntigrus tetrazona isolate hp1 chromosome 16, ASM1883169v1, whole genome shotgun sequence genome includes a region encoding these proteins:
- the irx2a gene encoding iroquois-class homeodomain protein IRX-2a has protein sequence MSYPQGYLYQPPGSLALYSCPLAAPRSEELARSSSGSAFSPYPGSAAFSASAGGFSSPLPYSTDPAAGFPSYMGSPYDAHTTGMAGAISYHPYGSPGYPYQLNDPAYRKNATRDATATLKAWLQEHRKNPYPTKGEKIMLAIITKMTLTQVSTWFANARRRLKKENKMTWAPRNKSEDEDEDDGDGERKDERAEKNMENSEASAEDEGISLHVDALTDHSCSVESDGEKVTCDSGADSKDKCDAGDPDAVREDRQRGPSPKPLTSSPLTAVEAPLLTHHHREDTRNSANKTCLDGQNQSVKPKLWSLAEIATSDPKQQQNCPPGVGLLTSAASGASPAGSVYPASSILGRPLYYTSPFYSNYTNYGNFSPLQSQGILRYNSAGEGLLHKQSGEPLLKTSPNQPEQHFRASDAESKKDPGEVFTVRSQSYLSS, from the exons ATGTCCTATCCTCAGGGTTACCTCTACCAGCCCCCCGGCTCTCTGGCGCTCTACTCCTGTCCGCTGGCCGCCCCGAGGAGCGAGGAGCTGGCCCGGTCCTCGTCCGGCTCGGCGTTCAGCCCGTACCCCGGGTCTGCGGCGTTCAGCGCCTCGGCCGGCGGCTTCTCCAGCCCTCTCCCCTACTCCACCGACCCAGCCGCGGGATTCCCGTCCTACATG gGCTCTCCGTACGACGCGCACACTACGGGAATGGCGGGAGCCATCAGTTATCACCCGTACGGGAGCCCCGGTTACCCGTACCAGCTCAACGACCCCGCGTACCGGAAGAACGCCACGCGGGACGCGACGGCCACTCTCAAAGCGTGGCTCCAGGAGCACCGGAAGAACCCCTACCCCACCAAGGGCGAGAAGATCATGCTGGCCATCATCACCAAGATGACCCTCACGCAGGTGTCCACCTGGTTCGCCAACGCCAGGAGAAGACTGAAGAAGGAGAACAAGATGACGTGGGCGCCGCGGAATAAAAGCGAGGACGAGGACGAGGACGACGGCGACGGGGAGAGAAAAGACGAGCGCGCGGAGAAAAACATGGAGAACAGCGAGGCGTCAGCCGAGGACGAAG GCATCAGTCTGCACGTCGATGCCCTGACAGACCACTCGTGCTCGGTGGAATCGGACGGAGAGAAGGTCACGTGCGATTCCGGAGCCGATAGCAAGGACAAATGCGACGCGGGCGATCCGGACGCGGTCCGCGAGGACAGGCAGAGAGGCCCTTCGCCCAAGCCGCTGACCTCCTCTCCTCTGACGGCCGTGGAGGCCCCGCTCTTGACCCATCATCACCGAGAGGACACCCGGAACAGCGCCAACAAAACATGCCTGGACGGACAAAACCAAAGCGTCAAGCCTAAGCTGTGGTCGTTAGCCGAGATCGCCACTTCGGACCCGAAGCAGCAGCAGAACTGTCCCCCGGGCGTCGGCCTTTTGACCTCCGCGGCGTCCGGCGCGTCTCCGGCGGGCTCGGTGTACCCCGCCAGCTCCATACTAGGAAGGCCGCTTTATTACACCTCGCCGTTTTATAGTAATTACACAAACTATGGCAACTTCAGCCCTCTGCAGAGCCAAGGGATACTGCGCTACAATTCAGCTGGAGAGGGACTCCTGCACAAACAGAGCGGCGAGCCTCTGCTGAAGACCAGCCCGAACCAGCCCGAGCAGCACTTCAGGGCCTCCGACGCGGAATCCAAAAAAG ACCCCGGCGAGGTTTTCACAGTAAGATCGCAGTCCTACCTGTCGAGCTAA